The genomic interval AAAAGGGCCACCCAGATAACGATACATGGGGAGATCACTTTGGTGAGCCGCCGCATGGGCCGTAGCAAGACTTACGCCCAGCAGTGCGTTGGCCCCTAATCGGGCTTTATTGGGTGTTCCATCTAAATCAATCATGGTTTGATCAATGGAAATTTGATCTTCCCCATCCATGCCCGACAAAGTTTCAAAAATTTCACCGGTAACAGATTCTACCGCCCGGCGAACACCTTTTCCAGCATAACGATTCTTGTCCCCATCTCGAAGCTCTATGGCTTCATGGGTCCCTGTGGAGGCGCCCGATGGAACGGCCGCACGTCCCGTGGCTCCTGATTCAAGCGTCACGTCAACTTCCAAGGTAGGATTTCCCCGGCTATCTAGAATTTCCCGTGCCGATATATCGATGATCCCTGTCATAAACTTTTCCCTATAATAATTTTTGTACGATTCTACAAGTCTTTGGAAATTCTATCAAGCTTTACAAGTTTGGATAAAAGAGATGGCATATCTTTGAGATATACCATATTAGGGCCGTCGCTAGGCGCTTGATCTGGATCTTCATGGGTTTCCATGAATACGGCCGCGACACCAACAGCAATGGCTGCTCTGGCTAATGTAGGCACAAATTCTCGTTGACCGCCCGTTGTGGTCCCCTGCCCACCAGGCTGTTGCACCGAGTGGGTCGCATCGAACACAACAGGACACCCCGTTGATTCTCGTAAAATAGGCAAGGAACGCATATCGGAAACGAGGGTATTATAGCCAAAACTGGCGCCCCGTTCGCACACGAGGACTTTGTCATTCCCCGTTTCATGGATCTTTGCCACGACATTCTTCATGTCCCAAGGGGCCAGGAACTGGCCCTTCTTAACATTAATAGCGGCGCCTGTTTCGCCTGCCGCAATAAGCAAATCAGTCTGGCGGCACAAGAAAGCTGGAATCTGGAGCATGTCAACGACTTCAGCTACAGGCTTACATTGGTCAATAGTATGAACATCAGTTACCACTGGGCATCCGTATGTTTCGCGCACCTCTGCTAAGATGGGGAGGCTTTTCTTTAAGCCAAGTCCTCGAGCGCTCTTAGAGCTGGTCCTATTGGCCTTATCAAAGGAAGTCTTGTACACAAGACCAATGCCCAGCTTTTGGCATATTTCAGACAATTCATGGGAAATTTCCAGGGCGTGCTGACGACTCTCCAACTGGCAGGGCCCCGCTAAAAGGGTGAAAGGCCCCTTATTGCTTATGGATAGCGACCCAACTGAAACTGTTTTGTCTTGAACAGACATAGACCGACGGCTCCTTACATCACGTAATAAATAGCGTACTAAACCCCTTATAAAGGGTATGACCGCACTTTCATAACAATTTTTTCAAAAAGAGAAAAGAAGGCATTCCTAAAGTACAAAATAAGATGCTCATGAGTCTGCTTGTTCGTTTACATTTGCCCCTCTCGTCTTTATATAGAAACACATACAGTCGAAACCAGGTCCGGAATCTAAACTCGTGAATAGCACTCTCCTTCTAGTTCTTTTCCTCACTTTTCTAGCCCAAATTAAACCATCCACTGCAGAGATCATAACCATGCACAAATTTGAAGAGGCTCAATCTTACTTTACACAAGCCGATGAGGATACACTTGTCCTATTTGACGTAGATGGTGTGCTTACACATTCAGATGACCCAGCCTTCCAATTGGGAAGTCTTTACAAGCACATTGATGAATTTAGAAATATAAAGAACAGCCTCTCTCCTAGTGACTTTCGTTATCTTCTCTGGAGCTCTCTTATTGATACAGGCTTTCTGTTAGTTGATGCTAATGCTCCCAAGTTTGTACAAGAGCTACAAGAGAAAGGGGCAAAACTCATTGGATTGACTGGAGCACCATCAGGTAGTGTGGAAGAAATAAAGAGTTTTCCGGAGCTGAGAAACACTGCTCTTCAAGGGTTTGGCATAGACTTTAGCACCACGCTCCCTTATACAGACGCTTTTGTGTTTAATAACTTTCCCATGTTCAATGGAAACCACCCCCTATTTTACAAAGGCATCATATACTGCAATCAAGGAACTGATTCAGCCCCCAAAGAAGAGATTCTTTTAAACTTCTTAGAAAGGCTCAAATGGACGCCAAAGCATATTTTCTTTTTTGAGGATCGAAAAGGAAATTTGGAAGCTATGGAAACAGCTTTAAAAAAGCATCTTCCAAACACTAAGTTTACTGGAATTCACTTTAAGGGCGGCTTAGCCTTTCCCAATCAATCTATTAGTAAAGAAAAATTCGTGGCGCGCTGGAAAAAACTCGCAGAGAAGATTGGAAAGAAAATCGACAGCAGCCAAGATAAGTAAAAAAGCAATCTCTCTTTTCTATTGTCTAACAGCCTACACTTTGGCTTACGTTTTTCTGGATCCCGCGATGCCAAATCACGTCGTAGCGGCCTGTCCGCCATAGCGCAGCGAAGGCGGAAGCGAAGACGGATGAGCGCGGGATCCATACTGCAGGAATCAGGGAAGGCAACCTCACCTACAACAAGCGCGACTTATCACAAGCA from Alphaproteobacteria bacterium carries:
- the kdsA gene encoding 3-deoxy-8-phosphooctulonate synthase, which encodes MSVQDKTVSVGSLSISNKGPFTLLAGPCQLESRQHALEISHELSEICQKLGIGLVYKTSFDKANRTSSKSARGLGLKKSLPILAEVRETYGCPVVTDVHTIDQCKPVAEVVDMLQIPAFLCRQTDLLIAAGETGAAINVKKGQFLAPWDMKNVVAKIHETGNDKVLVCERGASFGYNTLVSDMRSLPILRESTGCPVVFDATHSVQQPGGQGTTTGGQREFVPTLARAAIAVGVAAVFMETHEDPDQAPSDGPNMVYLKDMPSLLSKLVKLDRISKDL
- a CDS encoding DUF2608 domain-containing protein, with amino-acid sequence MHKFEEAQSYFTQADEDTLVLFDVDGVLTHSDDPAFQLGSLYKHIDEFRNIKNSLSPSDFRYLLWSSLIDTGFLLVDANAPKFVQELQEKGAKLIGLTGAPSGSVEEIKSFPELRNTALQGFGIDFSTTLPYTDAFVFNNFPMFNGNHPLFYKGIIYCNQGTDSAPKEEILLNFLERLKWTPKHIFFFEDRKGNLEAMETALKKHLPNTKFTGIHFKGGLAFPNQSISKEKFVARWKKLAEKIGKKIDSSQDK